One genomic segment of Carassius auratus strain Wakin chromosome 29, ASM336829v1, whole genome shotgun sequence includes these proteins:
- the LOC113048572 gene encoding cAMP-responsive element-binding protein-like 2 isoform X2 — MVAGKVKKPGKRGRKPAKIDLKVKLERSRQSARECRARKKLRYQYLEELVSSKERAICALREELDMYKQWCLAMDQGKIPSEIKALLTGDEQKAPQTSTNKILKNVKYSSKTS; from the exons ATGGTTGCTGGAAAAGTGAAGAAACCCGGTAAACGCGGCCGCAAACCTGCCAAGATCGACCTGAAGGTCAAGCTGGAGAGAAGCCGGCAGAGCGCCAGAGAGTGTCGCGCCAGAAAGAAGCTGCGCTACCAGTATCTGGAGGAGCTGGTGTCCAGTAAAGAGAGGGCCATCTGTGCGCTGCGAGAGGAGCTGGACATG TACAAGCAGTGGTGTCTGGCCATGGACCAGGGGAAGATCCCATCCGAAATCAAAGCCCTCCTGACCGGAGACGAGCAGAAAGCACCGCAGACCTCCACCAACAAGATCCTCAAGAACGTCAAGTACAGCTCCAAGACGTCTTAG
- the LOC113048572 gene encoding cAMP-responsive element-binding protein-like 2 isoform X1 has protein sequence MDHSKMVAGKVKKPGKRGRKPAKIDLKVKLERSRQSARECRARKKLRYQYLEELVSSKERAICALREELDMYKQWCLAMDQGKIPSEIKALLTGDEQKAPQTSTNKILKNVKYSSKTS, from the exons ATGGATCACAGTAAA ATGGTTGCTGGAAAAGTGAAGAAACCCGGTAAACGCGGCCGCAAACCTGCCAAGATCGACCTGAAGGTCAAGCTGGAGAGAAGCCGGCAGAGCGCCAGAGAGTGTCGCGCCAGAAAGAAGCTGCGCTACCAGTATCTGGAGGAGCTGGTGTCCAGTAAAGAGAGGGCCATCTGTGCGCTGCGAGAGGAGCTGGACATG TACAAGCAGTGGTGTCTGGCCATGGACCAGGGGAAGATCCCATCCGAAATCAAAGCCCTCCTGACCGGAGACGAGCAGAAAGCACCGCAGACCTCCACCAACAAGATCCTCAAGAACGTCAAGTACAGCTCCAAGACGTCTTAG